The proteins below come from a single Verrucomicrobiota bacterium genomic window:
- a CDS encoding aspartate aminotransferase family protein, which yields MPTSTTSELYRDYVMPTYGRFDLALSRGEGTRVWDEAGKAYLDFGAGIAVCSLGHAHPKLAKVLADQAATLIHTSNLYLTRPQGELAKLIVDLVGLGGKVFFCNSGAEANEGLYKLARKFGAPTGRYEIITFTNSFHGRTLGGISATGQEKVKMDFAPLVEGFVHVPFNDLAATEAAINSRTVAILLEPVQGEGGINPATSEFLKGVRELCDKHDLLLMFDEVQCGFGRTGDWCAWRTIVPSGVEPDAVSWAKGIASGVPLGSFWAGSRSTKSAPLCDLLGPGTHGTTYGGNPLVAAAGLAVLSTIQEEGLLENARKLGDHLIRELDAMNLPTIRLVRGIGLMIGIELNDLAGEGLPSIIATKALMAAGLLVIPSGERTIRLLPPLNITKAEADEALAILKKVLGVS from the coding sequence ATGCCTACCTCAACCACCTCCGAGCTCTACCGGGATTATGTGATGCCCACCTACGGCCGGTTTGACCTTGCCTTGAGTCGGGGCGAAGGGACACGCGTTTGGGACGAAGCGGGTAAAGCCTATCTCGACTTCGGGGCCGGGATTGCGGTCTGCTCGCTCGGTCATGCACACCCCAAACTGGCGAAGGTTCTGGCCGATCAGGCAGCCACGCTGATCCATACTTCGAATCTCTACCTGACCCGTCCGCAGGGTGAGCTCGCGAAGTTGATCGTCGATCTTGTGGGTCTCGGCGGTAAGGTCTTTTTCTGCAACAGCGGAGCCGAGGCAAATGAGGGTCTCTATAAGCTGGCCCGGAAATTCGGCGCGCCGACAGGTCGCTACGAGATCATCACCTTTACGAATTCCTTCCACGGAAGGACACTCGGCGGCATCAGCGCCACCGGTCAGGAGAAGGTGAAGATGGATTTTGCGCCGCTTGTGGAGGGATTTGTCCATGTCCCCTTCAATGATCTGGCTGCAACAGAGGCCGCGATCAACTCAAGGACTGTCGCTATCCTGCTGGAACCCGTTCAGGGCGAGGGTGGCATCAATCCGGCAACGTCGGAATTCCTAAAAGGAGTGCGTGAGCTCTGCGACAAGCATGACCTACTTCTCATGTTTGACGAGGTGCAGTGCGGCTTCGGGAGGACCGGTGACTGGTGTGCCTGGAGGACAATCGTCCCCTCCGGAGTCGAACCCGATGCGGTCAGCTGGGCCAAGGGGATCGCCAGCGGTGTGCCGCTAGGGTCCTTCTGGGCAGGAAGCCGTTCAACAAAATCCGCTCCTCTCTGCGATCTGCTCGGTCCGGGAACTCATGGCACAACCTACGGAGGCAATCCTCTTGTGGCAGCGGCTGGTCTCGCTGTGCTCTCGACGATCCAAGAAGAGGGTTTATTGGAGAACGCTCGGAAGCTTGGCGATCACCTTATCAGGGAGCTGGATGCGATGAATCTGCCCACGATCCGACTTGTCAGGGGTATCGGGCTCATGATTGGCATCGAGCTGAATGATCTCGCAGGGGAGGGTCTTCCTTCGATCATCGCAACCAAGGCTCTGATGGCCGCAGGTCTACTGGTGATTCCCTCCGGTGAGCGGACGATCCGGCTTCTGCCGCCGCTTAATATTACAAAGGCGGAAGCTGATGAGGCCCTGGCGATCTTGAAGAAGGTCCTGGGGGTGTCTTAG
- the ligA gene encoding NAD-dependent DNA ligase LigA, which produces MTTDDLFEPQAASASPELRILELRAQISHHDSLYYEKAKPEISDREYDALYRELVDLERAHPELITPDSPTQKVGGRPQGAFAQVRHLVRMQSLDNTYSAKEITEFVERLQRLLPGEEIPMTIEPKVDGVAIALLYEKGHLVRAATRGDGTAGDEVTRNIRTIGVIPAKLHGKMVPDLLEVRGEVYLPKETFARINAERDEQGLPTFANPRNAAAGTLKQLDPNIVAERKLSAVFYGFGAFEPAAGDVLPESMEKFFGLLKGWGLPVNPRHWTARDAGEVMAAIRELGEIRRGFAFETDGAVIKADLISQHARLGSTSKAPRWAIAYKYEPEQARTRLLDITIQVGRSGVLTPVAELEPIFVAGSTVARATLHNEEEIARKDLRIGDRVMVEKAGDVIPAVVGVLTAERDGSERPFRMPTHCPVCAAPVSRTAGEVAVRCANPSCSAQVRRRIEYFASRSAMDIEGLGEAMVTQLCDVGLVADVADLYTLTTEQLLALERMGEKSVSKLLAAISGSRDQSLWRLLAGLGIPHVGVTVARTLAASFGTIDRLEKASVEELCAVEEIGEIMATAIHGWFRNPAVLSLLEKLRAAGLNFGERDTKGTAPAADGPFKGTTWVLTGTLSIPREEAADLIRANGGKVSGSVSAKTTYLLAGEEAGSKIEKAQKLGVKILTEEEFQKLIV; this is translated from the coding sequence ATGACCACCGACGATCTTTTTGAACCACAAGCCGCTTCTGCTTCGCCAGAGCTTAGGATTCTGGAACTGCGTGCTCAGATCTCTCACCACGACAGTCTCTATTACGAAAAGGCTAAGCCAGAGATCTCCGACCGCGAGTATGACGCGCTTTACCGCGAACTGGTCGATTTGGAGAGGGCCCATCCAGAACTGATCACGCCCGATTCCCCGACCCAGAAGGTGGGGGGACGACCCCAGGGTGCCTTTGCCCAAGTGAGGCACCTTGTTCGGATGCAGAGTCTCGACAACACCTACTCGGCTAAAGAGATCACCGAGTTTGTGGAGCGTTTGCAGCGCTTGCTTCCCGGGGAAGAGATCCCGATGACTATCGAGCCGAAGGTTGATGGGGTCGCCATCGCACTCCTCTACGAGAAGGGTCACCTGGTCCGCGCAGCTACCAGAGGCGACGGCACGGCAGGAGATGAGGTGACTCGCAATATCCGAACGATTGGGGTGATCCCGGCAAAGCTGCATGGAAAGATGGTGCCCGATTTGCTGGAGGTCCGTGGCGAGGTCTACCTGCCAAAGGAGACCTTCGCCCGGATCAATGCCGAGAGGGACGAGCAGGGGCTTCCCACATTTGCCAATCCGCGCAACGCCGCCGCAGGGACCCTCAAACAGCTCGATCCGAACATTGTCGCCGAGCGAAAACTCTCCGCTGTCTTCTACGGTTTTGGAGCATTCGAGCCCGCCGCCGGTGACGTCCTGCCGGAGAGCATGGAGAAGTTCTTCGGCCTGCTGAAGGGGTGGGGACTTCCCGTGAATCCGAGACATTGGACGGCCCGCGATGCCGGGGAGGTCATGGCTGCAATCCGGGAACTTGGTGAGATCCGTAGGGGATTTGCCTTTGAGACGGACGGTGCCGTCATCAAAGCCGACTTGATCTCGCAGCACGCCCGCCTCGGTTCAACCAGCAAGGCCCCCCGCTGGGCGATCGCCTACAAGTACGAGCCGGAGCAGGCCAGGACACGCCTTCTCGACATCACCATCCAGGTAGGGCGTAGCGGCGTCCTCACGCCTGTTGCCGAACTCGAGCCTATCTTTGTCGCGGGTAGCACTGTGGCGAGGGCCACGCTTCACAATGAGGAGGAGATCGCGCGCAAGGATCTCCGGATCGGCGACCGTGTGATGGTCGAGAAAGCGGGCGATGTTATTCCGGCTGTTGTCGGCGTCCTGACCGCCGAGCGTGACGGCTCCGAGAGGCCCTTCCGAATGCCGACGCACTGTCCTGTCTGCGCGGCCCCCGTCAGCCGGACTGCTGGGGAAGTGGCCGTGCGCTGCGCCAACCCAAGCTGCTCCGCGCAGGTCCGTCGCCGGATTGAATATTTTGCCAGCCGATCCGCCATGGATATCGAGGGACTCGGCGAGGCAATGGTCACACAGTTATGTGATGTCGGACTGGTTGCCGATGTGGCCGATCTTTATACGCTCACGACTGAGCAACTTTTAGCACTCGAGAGGATGGGGGAGAAGAGTGTCTCCAAACTGCTTGCCGCCATCTCAGGGAGCCGAGATCAATCCCTCTGGCGTCTCCTGGCAGGACTCGGCATTCCTCATGTCGGGGTGACCGTGGCCCGAACACTGGCAGCCTCATTCGGTACAATTGACAGGTTGGAGAAGGCCTCTGTTGAGGAGCTTTGCGCGGTCGAGGAAATCGGCGAGATTATGGCCACGGCTATTCATGGATGGTTCCGCAATCCTGCCGTCCTGTCGCTCTTGGAAAAATTGCGTGCAGCAGGACTGAATTTCGGGGAGCGGGATACCAAAGGCACCGCCCCTGCTGCCGATGGCCCGTTCAAGGGAACGACCTGGGTGCTCACCGGAACGCTATCCATTCCCCGGGAAGAAGCTGCGGATCTGATCCGGGCGAACGGAGGTAAGGTCTCCGGCTCCGTCAGCGCCAAGACAACCTACCTTCTGGCGGGTGAGGAGGCGGGTAGTAAAATCGAAAAGGCTCAGAAGCTCGGCGTGAAAATCCTCACTGAGGAGGAATTCCAGAAGCTGATTGTTTAA
- a CDS encoding metallophosphoesterase, which yields MTTSIPPSIHDRLGKEKTDRRLRLQEKLKQRKVAQGLGLFAMERFFSVNACIGGIISLCGMKERGFRNIMDLRIEQHEVILPSLPVAFEGFRLLQLADLHCDLDANMMTRIREVMLTVPHDAVVLTGDYHNKVSETFEHSVNAMISLIPHLHPLRFAVLGNHDFLEKVEPLEAAGLPFLLNESAAIERDGSRLWICGIDDPHFFLTNDLAKARSGVPVNEISILLSHSPETYREAASLGYDLQLSGHTHGGQICAPGGIPIYRNAPGCRREHLSGSWREGKMIGYTSRGTGSAGVAARFHCPPEITIHTLRSSPLTGGQG from the coding sequence ATGACGACTTCTATCCCCCCCTCGATTCACGATCGATTGGGTAAGGAAAAGACGGACAGGCGGCTTCGGCTCCAGGAAAAGCTCAAGCAGCGAAAAGTCGCCCAAGGGCTTGGTCTCTTTGCCATGGAGCGCTTTTTCTCCGTAAATGCCTGCATCGGCGGAATTATTTCGCTTTGCGGGATGAAGGAAAGGGGGTTCCGAAATATCATGGATCTCAGGATCGAACAGCATGAGGTGATCCTGCCGTCACTGCCCGTTGCCTTCGAAGGGTTCCGCCTCTTGCAGTTGGCCGATCTGCACTGTGATCTCGATGCAAACATGATGACACGGATCCGTGAAGTGATGCTCACCGTCCCTCACGACGCCGTGGTCCTGACGGGTGATTACCACAACAAGGTCTCGGAAACGTTCGAGCACTCGGTGAATGCCATGATCAGCCTGATCCCCCATCTCCATCCGCTCCGCTTCGCCGTTCTTGGAAATCATGACTTTTTGGAAAAAGTAGAACCTCTCGAGGCGGCAGGACTTCCCTTCCTGCTGAACGAATCCGCCGCCATTGAGCGTGATGGCTCACGCCTCTGGATCTGCGGAATCGATGACCCCCACTTCTTCCTGACCAATGATTTGGCGAAAGCGCGTTCAGGAGTGCCAGTCAACGAAATCAGTATCCTGCTCTCGCACTCGCCGGAGACCTACCGGGAGGCAGCCTCGTTAGGCTATGATCTTCAGTTAAGCGGCCACACTCACGGAGGTCAGATCTGCGCTCCGGGAGGCATTCCCATATACCGGAATGCACCCGGTTGCCGCAGGGAACATCTTTCGGGTTCCTGGAGGGAGGGGAAGATGATCGGGTACACCTCGCGGGGGACAGGTTCAGCAGGCGTTGCCGCACGCTTCCACTGCCCTCCCGAAATCACGATCCACACCCTGCGCTCTTCACCATTGACCGGCGGACAGGGCTGA
- a CDS encoding diaminopimelate decarboxylase, protein MHSFRYVDGSLKCEGVDLETLAAEVGTPAYVYSSETIRGNYRRLDAALAPLGDRMICYAMKANGNLSVLNLLAKEGAGFDIVSGGELFKVLKAGGRADRCTFAGVGKTAAEIDYALRQGIYSFNVESEEELEMINEVAGRAGLVAPIAIRVNPDVDAPTHKYISTGKSKNKFGIGLDRAAAVYERAASLPNLKIRGLQTHIGSQILKAPPFAEAVRKLTPLVLELKAKYGLEFFSVGGGVGIVYRGALSSGDAAWWKGSEEGGDNNNSEKEGERLAPETYAAEVIEPLKALGLRILFEPGRFIVGNAGVLLSTVLYRKSTPTKNFVIVDAGMNDLIRPALYEGYHEIEPLKQCSSSALEKVDVVGPVCESGDFFAQDREVPVLAPGDRIALMSSGAYGFVMASTYNARPLLPEVLVEGEKATVVRTRQTWDDLIVGERLPA, encoded by the coding sequence ATGCATTCTTTCCGATATGTCGATGGCTCGCTCAAGTGCGAGGGGGTTGATCTGGAGACTTTAGCCGCCGAGGTGGGCACGCCCGCCTATGTCTATTCCTCCGAGACGATCCGAGGCAACTACCGCCGACTTGATGCGGCGCTGGCTCCGCTGGGAGACCGGATGATCTGCTACGCGATGAAGGCAAACGGGAATCTCTCCGTGCTGAACCTGCTTGCCAAGGAAGGGGCTGGATTTGACATCGTCTCGGGTGGTGAGCTCTTCAAGGTTCTGAAGGCTGGAGGTCGTGCGGATCGCTGCACTTTTGCGGGTGTCGGCAAGACGGCTGCTGAGATCGACTACGCTCTGCGTCAGGGGATCTACAGCTTCAATGTCGAGTCAGAGGAGGAGTTGGAAATGATCAATGAGGTTGCGGGCCGGGCAGGTCTGGTGGCTCCGATCGCGATCCGTGTGAATCCCGATGTCGACGCACCGACGCACAAGTATATCTCGACAGGCAAGAGCAAGAACAAGTTCGGCATCGGCCTCGACCGTGCGGCTGCCGTCTATGAGCGAGCAGCCTCACTTCCGAATCTGAAGATACGCGGTCTCCAGACCCACATCGGCTCGCAGATCCTCAAGGCCCCTCCCTTCGCCGAGGCGGTCCGCAAGCTCACTCCGCTGGTCCTGGAGTTGAAGGCAAAGTACGGCCTTGAGTTTTTTAGCGTCGGTGGAGGCGTCGGCATTGTCTATCGCGGAGCTCTCTCCAGCGGTGACGCCGCCTGGTGGAAGGGAAGTGAAGAGGGGGGTGATAACAACAACTCGGAAAAGGAAGGAGAGCGTCTAGCCCCCGAGACCTATGCAGCCGAGGTGATCGAGCCGCTGAAGGCGCTCGGTCTCCGGATCCTCTTCGAGCCGGGCCGCTTCATTGTCGGCAATGCCGGAGTCCTGCTCTCGACCGTGCTCTACAGGAAGTCCACTCCGACTAAAAACTTCGTGATCGTGGACGCTGGTATGAATGACCTCATCCGTCCTGCCCTTTACGAGGGATACCATGAGATCGAGCCGCTAAAGCAATGCTCCTCAAGCGCGTTGGAAAAAGTCGACGTGGTAGGGCCCGTCTGCGAGAGCGGAGATTTCTTCGCTCAGGATCGAGAGGTTCCGGTGCTGGCACCAGGCGACCGCATTGCCCTGATGAGCTCCGGCGCCTACGGTTTTGTCATGGCCTCGACCTACAATGCCCGTCCCTTGCTGCCCGAAGTGCTGGTGGAGGGGGAGAAGGCGACGGTCGTGCGCACACGTCAGACTTGGGACGATCTGATCGTGGGTGAGCGGCTTCCTGCTTAA
- a CDS encoding PhoH family protein — translation MHRTAPLEASEEQSILLPVVPPSKAAGKKKLKKDASLVKNFVLDTNVLLHDPYCLNRFENNHIFIPVEVLGEMDKFKNEQTERGANARTVHRFLTQTFDHQTNKVISGVPTAGGGTVRIFINDALNTDHPSAAIRRFIEIFPDKSQVDHKIMAACLALQEQEKTPAVLITKDLNMQLKAMALGITCQDYLNDKVSAEDAEEGELRKIQVEAHELQRFGSAQSIDLEESRTGQLEINEYVLLEASEQKLMPARHVGNGHFQRLKVPQSLQMPRGIELRPANLGQLCFLDALLDPSISLITCYGQAGTGKTLMAVAAGLYLTGQRDYNGMTVSRPVVAMGDTLGFLPGTLNEKLHPWLQSIYDAFEVLLPIHPQRNEGPGTPHASERKKQKKQSVQQPENTGGGQTTPLKPYEQLIQRGLLEIEALCYIRGRSIPNRFFVLDEAQQLTPLEAKTVVTRMSKGSKLVMVGDPAQIDNPYVDRRSNGLVHTRNKLRGHKLTAHISLTKGERSPLAEMGATLM, via the coding sequence ATGCACCGAACCGCCCCGCTGGAAGCCTCCGAAGAACAGAGCATCCTCCTTCCAGTAGTTCCACCCAGTAAGGCCGCCGGTAAAAAGAAACTCAAAAAAGATGCGAGCCTGGTGAAGAACTTCGTCCTCGATACGAATGTCCTACTCCATGACCCATATTGCCTGAACCGGTTTGAGAACAACCATATCTTCATTCCGGTCGAGGTCCTCGGTGAGATGGACAAGTTCAAGAACGAGCAGACCGAGCGCGGAGCCAATGCCCGGACCGTGCATCGCTTCCTGACACAGACCTTTGATCATCAGACCAACAAAGTGATCAGCGGCGTCCCGACCGCCGGGGGTGGCACCGTCCGCATCTTCATCAATGACGCGTTGAACACCGATCATCCTTCCGCCGCGATCCGGCGGTTCATCGAGATATTCCCGGACAAGAGCCAGGTCGATCACAAGATCATGGCAGCCTGCCTAGCCCTCCAGGAACAGGAGAAGACCCCTGCCGTCCTCATCACTAAGGACCTGAACATGCAGCTCAAGGCGATGGCCCTCGGGATCACCTGCCAGGATTACCTCAATGACAAGGTCTCCGCTGAGGACGCCGAGGAGGGCGAGCTCCGGAAAATCCAGGTCGAGGCCCATGAACTCCAGCGCTTCGGCAGTGCCCAGAGCATCGATCTGGAAGAGAGCCGCACCGGTCAACTCGAGATCAACGAATATGTTCTCCTCGAGGCCTCCGAACAGAAGCTCATGCCTGCCCGCCATGTTGGCAATGGCCACTTCCAGCGGCTCAAGGTTCCTCAGAGCCTTCAGATGCCGCGCGGTATCGAGCTGCGTCCTGCGAATCTCGGGCAGCTCTGCTTCCTCGACGCCCTGCTCGATCCCTCCATCTCACTCATCACCTGCTATGGCCAGGCCGGAACCGGCAAGACCCTCATGGCCGTTGCCGCAGGTCTCTACCTCACCGGTCAGCGCGACTACAATGGCATGACAGTCAGCCGCCCCGTTGTTGCCATGGGCGACACCCTCGGCTTCCTGCCCGGCACCCTGAACGAAAAACTCCACCCCTGGCTCCAGTCGATCTACGACGCCTTCGAGGTGCTCCTTCCCATCCATCCTCAGCGGAATGAAGGGCCTGGCACGCCCCATGCCTCCGAGCGGAAGAAGCAGAAGAAACAGTCCGTCCAGCAGCCGGAGAATACTGGGGGAGGACAGACGACCCCCCTCAAGCCCTACGAGCAGCTCATCCAGCGGGGACTCCTGGAGATCGAGGCCCTCTGCTACATCCGCGGTCGCTCCATCCCGAACCGCTTCTTCGTCCTGGACGAGGCCCAGCAACTCACACCTCTCGAGGCCAAGACCGTCGTCACCCGCATGTCAAAGGGATCCAAACTCGTCATGGTCGGAGACCCTGCCCAGATCGATAACCCCTATGTCGATCGCCGCTCCAACGGACTCGTCCACACCCGCAACAAACTGCGCGGCCATAAACTCACCGCCCACATCTCCCTCACCAAGGGAGAGAGGTCACCGCTGGCCGAGATGGGCGCGACCTTGATGTAG